Sequence from the Enhydrobacter sp. genome:
CGGACAAGAGTCCGATCATCGCCCAGTGCCGTCGGACCAAGCCAAGCTCAATGAACGCAGAGACTGAACGGCGTGCCTGCCTATTGCAGGCGGACGTTGAGGCATGCTGCAAATTTCTTGGCGCGCCGCTCGAACGCCGGCAAAATGAGTAGGGGCTTCGGATTCGCGCTCTTTCACTGTCTTTCGCGGGTGCACTGCTGACCGCGGGGGAGACACGAGTCCGATAGATCGCCCGCTATGTGAATCACAACGACAAGCGCGGCGTGGCACAACAAGGGGAGTAACCGTCAAATGAAATCGCACGTTCACACTCAGGATTGCGGCTGTCTCGCCATACTCGGTCGCAGGAGCTTGTTTGGTCTGGGATTGGGGGTAGCCGCTGTCGCGGCAGCGCAACCGGCGCTTGCCGTCAACAAAGGCTACGAGGCCATGCTGCTGAAGTGCATGGATCCGCGCTTCACCACCAACGCCTGGGCCTACATGGCAAGCCGCGGCTGGCAGAACCTCTACAGCCAGTTCAGCATCGCAGGCGGCCCCATCGGCGTCGTCGCGCCGGCCTTCAAGGACTGGCACAAGGCCTTCTGGGACAACCTCCAGATTTCCGTCCAGCTCCACAACGTCAAGCGCGTGGTCGCCATCACGCATCGCGACTGCGGCGCCGCCGCCGTCGCCTACGGCGACCGCATCAAGAGCGATCGGGCCTTCGAGACCAGGATGCACACTGAGGTCTTGCACCAGTATCGTGTCGAGACGCTGAAGCGCCATCCCAAGCTCGTTGTCGAGTTGGGCATCATGGAGCTCAACGGCGCCGTCGAGCCCGTGACCTAGAAAACCTGCCGGTATTACCCTCATAGAAACCTCTGTTGCCTGGCGCGGGTCCTGACATGCGATTGGGAGCTCGGCCGCGGTTCCGACGCCGTTGCCAAGCGTGTAGTTGCCGTCCGAGAGGGGCCAAGGGGGGCACCAATATGAGATGGCTTCTGGTGGCTACGGCATTGGGGGTCTGCCTGGGCCAGCCGGCGGCAGGGCAGAGCCTGGCGCTCGAGTTGAAGCGTTTCCTGCACGACGACGCCGCCGCAACCCTGCATCTACGCAGCTACCTTTTCGATCGGCGCCGCCCGACCATGCCTCATTTTGCCAGCATGGCGGGAGGTGGATGGGTAGGCCTGCAGAGCGGCTGGTTCTACGATGTACTTCAGCTCGGGGCGGTGGGGTATACGACGCAGCCGATTTGGGCACCGCGCGGCCCTTACGAGACCTCCGACGGAACGAGGCTTCTGAAGCGCGGTGGCTATGGCTTCTTTTCCTTGGGCGAGGCCTATGCCTCCGTGCGCTGGAGCAATCAGGTCGCGACCGTGTATCGCCAGCGGATCGACGAGCTCGAGGTCAATCCTCGAGACAACCGGATGATCCCCAACACCTTCGAGGCCTATGCCCTGCGTGGCAAGCTCGGCGACGATTTCAGCTATTTCGCCGGCTACGTTGCCGCCATGAAGCCACGCGACGAATCGGGTTTCGCGAACATGGCCGAGGTCGCCGGCGCGCCCAACGTCAATGCCGGCATGCTGCTGGGCAGCCTGAAATACGGCGATCTCTCGAAGCTTCGACTGCGTGCGGCGGCCTATGTCGTGCCCGACATCATGTGGTCGAGCTATGGAGATGCCGGTGGAACCATCGCTCTCACCGACGACCTCACGCTCAGGCTCCAGGGACAGGTTGCGGTACAAGGCAGCACTGGTGCCAATCTCCTCACCGGCGA
This genomic interval carries:
- a CDS encoding OprD family outer membrane porin is translated as MRWLLVATALGVCLGQPAAGQSLALELKRFLHDDAAATLHLRSYLFDRRRPTMPHFASMAGGGWVGLQSGWFYDVLQLGAVGYTTQPIWAPRGPYETSDGTRLLKRGGYGFFSLGEAYASVRWSNQVATVYRQRIDELEVNPRDNRMIPNTFEAYALRGKLGDDFSYFAGYVAAMKPRDESGFANMAEVAGAPNVNAGMLLGSLKYGDLSKLRLRAAAYVVPDIMWSSYGDAGGTIALTDDLTLRLQGQVAVQGSTGANLLTGEPFSTFWAGGQADLLWGPLSLRLAYTQVGTAARWRSPYGVWIGYNKRQVLDFDRAGERAWQIGAGYDFAAVGLAGLTLMASATYGDNALIPGTGGLLREDWEYNLDLQFRADRLPLPEWLQPLQLRGRAAFIDRYFAQYVNSYTEYRLILNYELTWKGRGRH